A window from Candidatus Rokuibacteriota bacterium encodes these proteins:
- a CDS encoding hydantoinase B/oxoprolinase family protein: MSTRSVVDPITLAVVKGGLEQVVDEMDAIIVRAAFSPVISEQLDRASGVFHPRTGEVVAQGRLTLPIFMTAMQFSVQAAMAAAERRGGFRPGDIYILNNPYLGGTHLPDVKLVMPVFQGDEILALLAACGHWNDIGGSTPGGFAPGATEIHQEGIIINPVPLYRQGQFQEDLLGLLIDNVRVPEERRGDLQAVISALHVGAGRYHDLVARYGADTVTACFDELNERSERHMRALIEEIPDGTYVFEDAVDNDGHVDQPLVVRLELRVAGDRMTFDFSRSSPPARGPVNLPRKTCIASCQIAIKHIFPEVTINGGCFRPFDYVIPESTFVGAEYPYPISGYLETVGRVISVVFGAMSQALPERTPADLFGTTGVITMAGTHPERGNYYVMLFPGAGGYGGNPQGDGLVNGTTALGAANFPSVESVEHRVPVRVEQLAIREGSGGAGRHRGGCGTAYRYRSLTDEIAVAVLGDRRDYLPFGVLGGKPAAGADVVFRTGAGESRLPFVTKGRRILARDEVVEYLSPGGGGYGDPLERDPERVLRDAVLGYIGPVEAKEQYGVVLEARAGADGLASWSLDRTATTALRAAMRRGEDGRARVQAAGRGRA; encoded by the coding sequence ATGAGCACCCGCAGCGTCGTGGATCCCATCACCCTGGCCGTGGTCAAGGGTGGTCTCGAGCAGGTCGTGGACGAGATGGACGCGATCATCGTCAGGGCCGCGTTCTCCCCCGTCATCTCCGAGCAGCTGGACCGGGCCAGCGGCGTCTTCCACCCGCGGACGGGCGAGGTCGTGGCCCAGGGGCGGCTCACCCTGCCCATCTTCATGACCGCCATGCAGTTCTCGGTCCAGGCGGCCATGGCCGCCGCCGAGCGCCGCGGCGGCTTCAGGCCCGGAGACATCTACATCCTGAACAACCCCTATCTCGGCGGCACCCATCTGCCCGACGTCAAGCTCGTCATGCCCGTGTTCCAGGGCGACGAGATCCTCGCGCTGCTCGCGGCCTGCGGGCACTGGAACGACATCGGCGGCTCGACCCCCGGCGGGTTCGCGCCGGGCGCCACCGAGATCCACCAGGAGGGGATCATCATCAACCCGGTGCCCCTCTACCGGCAGGGACAGTTCCAGGAGGACCTGCTCGGGCTCCTCATCGACAACGTGCGCGTGCCGGAGGAGCGGCGGGGCGATCTCCAGGCGGTCATCTCCGCGCTGCACGTCGGGGCGGGCCGCTACCACGACCTCGTCGCCCGCTACGGCGCCGACACCGTCACGGCCTGCTTCGACGAGCTGAACGAGCGCTCGGAGCGGCACATGCGCGCCCTCATCGAGGAGATCCCCGACGGCACCTACGTCTTCGAGGACGCCGTGGACAACGACGGCCACGTGGACCAGCCGCTCGTCGTGCGCCTGGAGCTCCGAGTGGCGGGGGACCGCATGACCTTCGACTTCAGCCGCTCCTCGCCCCCCGCCCGCGGGCCCGTCAACCTGCCCCGCAAGACGTGCATCGCCTCGTGCCAGATCGCCATCAAGCACATCTTCCCCGAGGTCACGATCAACGGCGGCTGCTTCCGCCCCTTCGACTACGTGATCCCGGAGAGCACCTTCGTCGGGGCCGAGTACCCGTACCCCATCAGCGGCTATCTCGAGACGGTGGGCCGCGTCATCTCGGTGGTGTTCGGGGCCATGAGCCAGGCGCTCCCGGAGCGGACCCCCGCCGATCTCTTCGGCACCACCGGCGTCATCACCATGGCCGGCACCCATCCCGAGCGCGGCAACTACTACGTCATGCTCTTCCCCGGGGCCGGGGGCTACGGGGGCAATCCCCAGGGGGACGGCCTGGTCAACGGGACCACGGCGCTCGGCGCCGCCAACTTCCCCTCCGTGGAGTCCGTCGAGCACCGCGTGCCGGTGCGGGTGGAGCAGCTGGCCATCCGGGAGGGCTCCGGCGGGGCGGGGCGCCATCGCGGCGGCTGCGGCACCGCCTACCGCTATCGCAGCCTCACTGACGAGATCGCCGTGGCCGTCCTCGGCGACAGGCGGGACTACCTGCCCTTCGGCGTCCTCGGCGGCAAGCCTGCCGCCGGGGCCGACGTCGTCTTCCGGACCGGCGCGGGCGAGTCCCGGCTTCCCTTCGTCACGAAGGGGCGGCGCATCCTCGCCCGTGACGAGGTCGTGGAGTATCTCTCTCCTGGCGGCGGCGGCTACGGGGACCCGCTCGAGCGCGACCCCGAGCGGGTGCTGAGGGACGCCGTCCTGGGCTATATCGGCCCCGTCGAGGCCAAGGAGCAGTACGGCGTCGTGCTCGAGGCGCGGGCGGGCGCGGATGGGCTGGCCTCGTGGAGCCTGGACAGGACGGCGACCACGGCGCTCCGGGCCGCGATGCGGCGCGGTGAGGACGGGCGCGCCCGCGTCCAGGCCGCCGGGAGGGGACGGGCGTGA
- the tcuA gene encoding FAD-dependent tricarballylate dehydrogenase TcuA: protein MPEWDVIVVGAGNAALAAAVSAREQGAGRVAVLEKAPVELRGGNTHYSGGLLRFAYDRAEELLPLVPDVEREVPGFLAGVEPYPRDRFRADLARVTEGRTDPELSEILIGRSRETVGWMAKQGIVMEAAVSLSAVRVGDTVKWSPGAVIRAQHEGVGLSRMWFDIAERCGIEIRYDTGAVRLVQDARGRVTGIVVRDPQGFRELSAQAVVLGCGGFEANPEWRARYLGRPWDGAKVRGTRYNAGDGLRMALEIGALPHGQWTGCHSTPIDAAAPPHGDRKLTDKTNRLSYPFGVLVNARGARFVDEGEDFQFYTYAKLGGIILNQPGGVAFQIFDAKVADLLEGRYKTGTPIVADSLRQLVERLPVDRTACLEALEAYNAAVEDGRFDPTVKDGLRTRGLALPKSNWAQRLEAPPLVAYPVTGGITFTFGGVRISERGQVLSTAWAPIPGLYACGEMVGGLFHGNYPGGTGLMSGAVFGRLAGANAAGE, encoded by the coding sequence ATGCCCGAATGGGATGTGATCGTCGTGGGAGCGGGCAACGCGGCGCTGGCCGCCGCCGTGTCGGCGCGGGAGCAGGGGGCCGGCCGCGTGGCCGTGCTGGAGAAGGCCCCGGTCGAGCTGCGCGGCGGCAACACGCATTACAGCGGGGGCCTCCTGCGCTTCGCCTACGACCGGGCCGAGGAGTTGCTGCCGCTCGTGCCGGATGTCGAGCGCGAGGTCCCGGGGTTCCTCGCGGGCGTCGAGCCCTATCCGCGTGACCGCTTCCGCGCGGACCTGGCGCGGGTCACCGAGGGGCGGACCGACCCCGAGCTGTCCGAGATCCTGATCGGGCGCTCCAGGGAGACCGTCGGCTGGATGGCGAAGCAGGGCATCGTGATGGAAGCGGCGGTGTCGCTGAGCGCCGTGCGGGTGGGCGACACGGTCAAGTGGTCGCCGGGCGCCGTCATCCGGGCCCAGCACGAGGGCGTGGGGCTGTCCCGGATGTGGTTCGACATCGCCGAGCGGTGCGGCATCGAGATCCGCTACGACACCGGCGCGGTGCGGCTCGTGCAGGACGCGCGCGGCCGGGTCACCGGCATCGTCGTCCGTGACCCCCAGGGGTTCCGGGAGCTCTCCGCCCAGGCCGTGGTCCTCGGCTGCGGCGGCTTCGAGGCGAACCCGGAGTGGCGGGCGCGCTATCTCGGCCGGCCGTGGGACGGGGCCAAGGTACGCGGGACGCGCTACAATGCCGGCGACGGGCTCCGGATGGCGCTCGAGATCGGCGCCCTGCCCCATGGCCAGTGGACGGGCTGCCACTCGACGCCCATCGACGCCGCGGCGCCGCCTCACGGGGACCGGAAGCTGACCGACAAGACGAACCGCCTGTCGTACCCCTTCGGGGTCCTCGTCAACGCGCGCGGCGCGCGCTTCGTCGACGAGGGTGAGGACTTCCAGTTCTACACCTATGCGAAGCTCGGCGGGATCATCCTGAACCAGCCCGGCGGCGTGGCGTTCCAGATCTTCGACGCCAAGGTCGCCGACCTCCTCGAGGGGCGCTACAAGACCGGGACGCCGATCGTCGCGGACTCCCTCCGGCAGCTGGTCGAGCGCCTGCCCGTGGACCGGACGGCCTGCCTGGAGGCCCTCGAGGCGTACAACGCCGCCGTCGAGGACGGCCGCTTCGATCCCACGGTCAAGGACGGCCTCAGGACGCGGGGGCTCGCGCTGCCGAAGTCGAACTGGGCCCAGCGGCTCGAGGCGCCGCCCCTCGTCGCCTATCCCGTCACGGGCGGGATCACGTTCACCTTCGGCGGCGTGCGCATCAGCGAGCGCGGCCAGGTGCTGAGCACCGCCTGGGCGCCGATCCCGGGGCTCTATGCCTGCGGCGAGATGGTGGGCGGGCTCTTCCACGGGAACTACCCGGGCGGCACGGGACTGATGTCCGGCGCCGTCTTCGGGCGACTGGCCGGCGCCAATGCCGCCGGTGAGTAG
- a CDS encoding FAD-dependent oxidoreductase, which produces MSAGPAGGHVNGFPHLFAPGRVGTLELKNRLVFAATSSELADGDGHVTDDMVEFYAERARGGTGLLVVEATYVEQEGKRLHHNAMLHDDRYIPGMRRLAGAVHAAGARIALQLNHGGRESLPEISGSVPLAPSPVPSRFTAVGDPVMPRELDLEGIRRIIRRYVEAAVRARQAGFDAVELHGAHGYLIGQFISPEANRREDEYGGDTRRRARLFVELIQGIKQALGADFPVICRMNGCDHVAGGLELGEAVEVAALLEAAGADSVSVSGGIHSSRPYRIVPGMSVARGCYVPYGAAVKARLGIPVMTVGRINTPELAEEILAHGKADFICLSRALLADPFFPAKAAAGLPDRIAPCIACNECLATIHRHKGIACTVNPMVSRELEFRPLLARAVTPKRVAVVGGGVAGMAAAVTAAGRGHEVHLFEKDGALGGQLLLAYLPPHRDELENLLRYLEREVKRLGVTVRLGRAFTPDDSRQLSPDAIILATGAEAQRPGVPGVDLPHVVMGWRVIAGLEETGRNCVIIGGGLVGMEAADYLAHRGKRVIVIARSELLKKAVHADRVYFLDRIRDLGIEVLTHTRVREIGPDSVEIEPPGGWRRVLKDVDSVVLCTGYRPRTEQRDAVGALGIPVHLVGDVQGSRKFFEAVEEGTLAAVTL; this is translated from the coding sequence GTGAGCGCCGGGCCGGCGGGCGGGCACGTGAACGGCTTCCCCCATCTCTTCGCTCCTGGGCGGGTGGGCACCCTCGAGCTGAAGAACCGCCTGGTGTTCGCCGCCACCAGCTCCGAGCTGGCGGACGGGGATGGCCACGTCACCGACGACATGGTGGAGTTCTACGCGGAGCGGGCTCGCGGGGGCACGGGGCTCCTGGTCGTGGAGGCCACCTACGTGGAGCAGGAGGGCAAGCGCCTCCATCACAACGCCATGCTCCACGACGACAGGTACATCCCAGGCATGCGGCGCCTCGCCGGGGCCGTCCACGCCGCCGGGGCCAGGATCGCCCTCCAGCTCAACCACGGCGGCCGCGAGTCCCTCCCCGAGATCTCGGGGTCCGTCCCCCTGGCGCCCTCGCCCGTGCCCTCCCGCTTCACCGCCGTGGGCGATCCGGTGATGCCGAGAGAGCTGGACCTGGAAGGCATCCGGCGGATCATCAGGCGCTACGTCGAGGCGGCGGTCCGCGCCCGGCAGGCCGGCTTCGACGCCGTCGAGCTGCACGGGGCGCATGGCTACCTGATCGGCCAGTTCATCTCGCCGGAGGCCAACCGGCGCGAGGACGAGTACGGCGGCGACACCCGGCGCCGCGCCCGGCTCTTCGTCGAGCTGATCCAGGGGATCAAGCAGGCGCTGGGCGCGGACTTCCCCGTCATCTGCCGGATGAACGGCTGCGATCATGTCGCGGGCGGGCTCGAGCTGGGCGAGGCGGTGGAGGTCGCCGCCCTCCTCGAGGCCGCCGGCGCCGACTCCGTCAGCGTCTCGGGCGGGATCCATTCCTCGCGGCCCTACCGGATCGTGCCCGGGATGTCGGTGGCTCGCGGCTGCTACGTGCCCTACGGCGCAGCCGTCAAGGCGCGTCTCGGCATCCCCGTCATGACCGTCGGCCGCATCAACACCCCCGAGCTGGCCGAGGAGATCCTGGCCCACGGCAAGGCCGACTTCATCTGCCTCAGCCGGGCCCTCCTGGCCGACCCCTTCTTCCCCGCCAAGGCCGCGGCCGGGCTTCCGGACAGGATCGCCCCGTGCATCGCCTGCAACGAGTGCCTGGCCACCATCCACCGGCACAAGGGGATCGCCTGCACCGTGAATCCCATGGTGAGCCGGGAGCTGGAGTTCAGGCCCCTGCTGGCCCGGGCGGTCACCCCGAAGCGGGTGGCCGTCGTCGGGGGAGGCGTCGCGGGCATGGCGGCCGCCGTGACGGCCGCGGGGCGCGGCCACGAGGTCCACCTCTTCGAGAAGGACGGCGCCCTCGGCGGGCAGCTGCTCCTGGCTTACCTGCCGCCCCACCGCGACGAGCTGGAGAATCTCCTCCGCTACCTGGAGCGCGAGGTGAAGCGGCTGGGCGTCACGGTGCGCCTCGGCCGGGCCTTCACCCCGGACGATTCCCGGCAGCTCTCGCCTGACGCCATCATCCTGGCCACGGGAGCGGAGGCCCAGCGGCCCGGGGTGCCGGGGGTGGACCTGCCCCATGTGGTCATGGGCTGGCGGGTCATCGCGGGGCTCGAGGAGACCGGCCGGAACTGCGTCATCATCGGGGGCGGCCTCGTGGGGATGGAGGCGGCGGATTACCTGGCCCACCGCGGGAAGCGGGTGATCGTGATCGCCCGCTCGGAGCTCCTGAAGAAAGCCGTGCACGCCGACCGCGTCTACTTCCTCGACCGCATCCGCGACCTCGGCATCGAGGTGCTCACCCACACCCGGGTGCGCGAGATCGGTCCGGACTCGGTGGAGATCGAGCCGCCGGGCGGCTGGCGACGCGTGCTGAAGGACGTGGACAGCGTGGTCCTCTGCACGGGCTACCGGCCCCGGACGGAGCAGCGCGACGCGGTCGGCGCGCTCGGCATCCCCGTGCACCTGGTGGGGGATGTCCAGGGCTCGAGGAAGTTCTTCGAGGCCGTCGAGGAAGGGACGCTGGCCGCCGTCACCCTGTAG
- a CDS encoding NAD-dependent epimerase/dehydratase family protein: MELTGRRFLITGGFSLIGSHIAEQVLAAGAAEVVLLDNAATGSPASVEHLVPGGRVRIVRGDILRMDQVLQALEGVDGVFHTAALLTLGISRDPWAGVDVNVRGLMTVLEACRWRAVRRLIYSSSVAVYGNALGEIVTEETPFLSVGVQPVAALYATSKLMGEQLCALYRERHGVDGIALRYSTVYGERQHARGVNVLHILEAYDRIRQGQPPVIPGDGREVHDYVYAGDVARANLLAMGSDCSGEAFTIATGVATSLEELVRILLRLTGSALAPEYRPDGGRVRSAGATEMRFSREKAAARLGWTPEVSIEEGLRRLVAWREATTAGAAPPVKTQGGS; this comes from the coding sequence ATGGAGCTCACCGGCCGGCGCTTCCTCATCACCGGCGGCTTCAGCCTGATCGGCTCGCACATCGCCGAGCAGGTCCTCGCCGCCGGCGCGGCGGAGGTGGTGCTGCTCGACAATGCCGCCACCGGCTCGCCCGCCAGCGTCGAGCACCTCGTGCCCGGGGGACGCGTCCGCATCGTCCGGGGCGACATCCTCAGGATGGACCAGGTGCTGCAGGCGCTGGAGGGGGTGGACGGGGTCTTCCACACCGCGGCCCTCCTCACGCTGGGGATCTCGCGCGATCCCTGGGCCGGCGTCGACGTCAACGTGCGCGGCCTCATGACCGTGCTGGAGGCCTGCCGCTGGCGCGCGGTGCGGCGGCTGATCTATTCGTCCTCCGTGGCGGTGTACGGCAATGCGCTGGGGGAGATCGTGACGGAGGAGACGCCCTTCCTCTCCGTGGGGGTGCAGCCGGTGGCGGCCCTCTACGCCACCTCCAAGCTCATGGGGGAGCAGCTCTGCGCGCTCTACAGGGAGCGCCACGGGGTGGACGGCATCGCCCTGCGCTACTCGACGGTGTACGGGGAGCGCCAGCACGCCCGCGGCGTGAACGTGCTGCATATCCTCGAGGCCTATGACCGGATCAGGCAGGGCCAGCCCCCGGTCATCCCGGGGGACGGCCGCGAGGTCCACGACTACGTCTACGCGGGGGACGTGGCGCGCGCGAACCTGCTGGCCATGGGGAGCGACTGCTCCGGCGAGGCCTTCACCATCGCCACCGGCGTCGCGACCTCGCTCGAGGAGCTGGTCCGGATCCTGCTCCGACTCACCGGCTCGGCCCTCGCGCCGGAGTACCGGCCCGACGGCGGCCGGGTCCGCTCCGCGGGGGCCACGGAGATGCGCTTCAGCCGCGAGAAGGCGGCGGCCAGGCTCGGCTGGACGCCGGAGGTCTCGATCGAGGAAGGGCTGCGCCGCCTCGTCGCCTGGCGGGAGGCGACCACGGCGGGGGCGGCGCCGCCCGTCAAGACTCAAGGAGGATCGTGA
- a CDS encoding ABC transporter ATP-binding protein: MSPLLEIRGLSKRFGGIQANDRVSFTVRGGEMVGIIGPNGAGKSTLFELITGFVRPDAGEIRLEGRSLVGRSTWEINRAGIARTFQKMRLFLGMTVQENVMAATVERSRDLRQARARALACLGFVDLADRPDIPARALSTGQRKRLELARALATAPRLLLLDEVTGGVDQRMIPALMALVRRLRGEGVTVVLIEHNMRVVMDLCDRIVALHLGAVIADGPPAAVQQTPAVVRAYLGGHAPA, encoded by the coding sequence GTGAGCCCGCTCCTCGAGATCCGCGGGCTCTCGAAGCGCTTCGGAGGCATCCAGGCCAATGACCGCGTGAGCTTCACGGTCCGGGGGGGAGAGATGGTCGGGATCATCGGCCCCAACGGGGCCGGCAAGAGCACGCTGTTCGAGCTCATCACGGGGTTCGTCCGCCCCGACGCCGGAGAGATCCGGCTGGAGGGCCGCTCCCTCGTGGGCCGGTCCACGTGGGAGATCAACCGCGCGGGGATCGCCCGGACCTTCCAGAAAATGCGCCTCTTCCTCGGGATGACGGTGCAGGAGAACGTCATGGCGGCCACGGTCGAGCGCAGCCGCGACCTCCGGCAGGCCCGGGCGCGCGCGCTCGCCTGCCTCGGCTTCGTGGACCTCGCCGACCGCCCGGACATCCCCGCGCGGGCGCTGAGCACCGGCCAGCGGAAGCGGCTGGAGCTGGCCCGCGCGCTGGCCACGGCGCCGCGGCTGCTCCTCCTGGACGAGGTGACGGGGGGCGTGGACCAGCGCATGATCCCCGCCCTGATGGCGCTGGTGCGTCGCCTCCGCGGGGAGGGGGTCACGGTGGTGCTGATCGAGCACAACATGCGCGTGGTGATGGACCTCTGCGACCGCATCGTGGCCCTGCACCTCGGCGCCGTCATCGCCGACGGTCCGCCGGCCGCGGTCCAGCAGACCCCCGCGGTCGTCCGCGCCTACCTGGGTGGCCATGCCCCTGCTTGA
- a CDS encoding amino acid ABC transporter substrate-binding protein, producing the protein MREAGTMMAAVLLALAALTLGAAPAVGAEDEIRIGAVWGLTGPTAGVSQEGRRGMEMAQELINKKGVLGKKIRVIFEDDKADPAVGVSATEKLITQDKVVAFVGGVGSTICNAMLGAFEKYNPRPIGVLTGCGATTIEQRFGKERGYFFIHPWEYYYQSTMRDFLLSLAPRPQTVFIGHEDRLYGTSHAKMADEYFREAGFKVVAREGFKSGAPDLTPLLTRAKGMNPDVFYWIAYGADAILITKQGKELGFNPRLYASTVQLGTQEYRDAVGLNNAEGFVGITVWEPAANFPASREWPDLLPSTRDWVRDYTARYKREPHYYSIMSYVALVAAAKGIEAAGSLDRDKVVAAIEKITTMSPMGPLKFSPSKFAVNHAFKQMMIFQWQKGRKALLFPRDTATGPVQYPFTPWAQR; encoded by the coding sequence ATGCGAGAGGCGGGCACGATGATGGCGGCGGTGCTGCTGGCCCTGGCGGCCCTGACCTTGGGGGCGGCGCCGGCGGTGGGGGCGGAGGACGAGATCCGGATCGGCGCGGTGTGGGGGCTCACGGGGCCCACGGCGGGCGTGAGCCAGGAGGGCCGCCGCGGGATGGAGATGGCCCAGGAGCTGATCAACAAGAAGGGCGTGCTCGGCAAGAAGATCCGCGTGATCTTCGAGGACGACAAGGCGGACCCCGCCGTCGGCGTCTCGGCCACCGAGAAGCTCATCACCCAGGACAAGGTGGTGGCCTTCGTGGGCGGGGTCGGCAGCACCATCTGCAACGCCATGCTCGGCGCCTTCGAGAAGTACAACCCGCGCCCCATCGGCGTCCTCACCGGCTGCGGCGCCACCACCATCGAGCAGCGCTTCGGCAAGGAGCGCGGCTACTTCTTCATCCACCCGTGGGAGTACTACTACCAGTCCACGATGCGGGACTTCCTGTTGAGCCTGGCCCCCAGGCCGCAGACAGTCTTCATCGGTCACGAGGACCGCCTGTACGGGACCTCGCATGCCAAGATGGCCGACGAGTACTTCCGGGAGGCGGGGTTCAAGGTGGTGGCGCGCGAGGGCTTCAAGTCGGGCGCTCCCGATCTCACGCCGCTCCTCACCCGGGCGAAGGGCATGAACCCGGACGTCTTCTACTGGATCGCCTACGGCGCCGACGCGATCCTGATCACCAAGCAGGGCAAGGAGCTCGGCTTCAACCCCCGGCTCTACGCGAGCACCGTCCAGCTCGGGACGCAGGAGTACCGCGACGCCGTCGGCCTGAACAACGCCGAGGGCTTCGTCGGCATCACGGTGTGGGAGCCCGCCGCGAACTTCCCCGCCTCCCGCGAGTGGCCCGATCTCCTGCCGTCGACGCGCGACTGGGTGCGGGACTACACCGCGCGCTACAAGCGCGAGCCCCACTACTACTCGATCATGAGCTACGTCGCCCTGGTGGCGGCGGCCAAGGGGATCGAGGCGGCGGGGAGCCTCGACCGGGACAAGGTGGTGGCGGCCATCGAGAAGATCACCACCATGTCGCCCATGGGCCCGCTGAAGTTCTCGCCGAGCAAGTTCGCGGTGAACCACGCCTTCAAGCAGATGATGATCTTCCAGTGGCAGAAGGGGCGCAAGGCGCTGCTCTTCCCCCGCGACACCGCGACGGGGCCGGTGCAGTACCCGTTCACGCCCTGGGCCCAGCGCTAG
- a CDS encoding cobalamin B12-binding domain-containing protein: MPPVSSRGGPPVKGRAEPGTVIRVVVAKPGLDGHDRGAKVIARSLRDAGMEVVYTGIRQTPETIVRVALEEDAQVIGLSILSGAHLLLCERIMGLLHGQGMGDIVVVVGGTVPRDDVARLLALGVAGVFGPGTAVQTIVDFIRRAVEERGVGRRR; this comes from the coding sequence ATGCCGCCGGTGAGTAGCCGCGGCGGGCCGCCCGTGAAGGGCCGGGCGGAGCCCGGGACGGTGATCCGCGTCGTCGTGGCCAAGCCGGGGCTCGACGGGCACGACCGCGGCGCCAAGGTGATCGCGCGCTCGCTGCGGGATGCCGGCATGGAGGTGGTCTACACGGGCATCCGGCAGACCCCGGAGACGATCGTGCGGGTGGCGCTGGAGGAGGACGCGCAGGTCATCGGGCTGAGCATCCTGTCCGGCGCCCACCTCCTGCTCTGCGAGCGGATCATGGGGCTGCTCCACGGGCAGGGGATGGGGGACATCGTCGTCGTGGTGGGCGGCACCGTGCCTCGCGACGACGTCGCGAGGCTGCTGGCCCTGGGCGTGGCGGGCGTGTTCGGGCCGGGGACGGCTGTCCAGACCATCGTCGACTTCATCCGCCGCGCCGTCGAGGAGCGCGGGGTCGGCCGCCGGCGATGA
- a CDS encoding ABC transporter ATP-binding protein: protein MPLLEVESLDVFYGDLQVLWSVSLAVGEGEIGVLLGPNGSGKSTVMNAISGLVRPRGGAIRFRGERIDRVPTHAVIDRGVAHVLERRRVFPLMSVLDNLLLGGFIPRSRPTRAAELERVLGLFPVLRQRRGQLAGTLSGGEQQMLAVARGLMSRPRLLLVDEPFLGLAPMVVDELLQVFVRLNREGMTILLVEQNVELALGMAHRGVVLESGRVAIAGPAREVLESNELRQAFLGVA from the coding sequence ATGCCCCTGCTTGAGGTCGAGTCGCTGGATGTCTTCTACGGCGACCTGCAGGTCCTCTGGTCGGTGTCCCTTGCCGTCGGCGAGGGCGAGATCGGCGTCTTGCTGGGGCCCAACGGATCGGGGAAGAGCACGGTGATGAACGCCATCTCGGGGCTCGTGCGGCCGCGCGGCGGCGCCATCCGCTTCCGCGGCGAGCGCATCGACCGGGTGCCCACGCACGCGGTGATCGACCGCGGCGTCGCCCACGTGCTGGAGCGGCGCCGGGTCTTCCCGCTCATGTCTGTCCTCGACAACCTCCTGCTGGGCGGCTTCATCCCCCGCTCGCGCCCGACGCGCGCCGCGGAGCTGGAGCGCGTGCTCGGGCTGTTCCCGGTGCTGCGGCAGCGCCGGGGACAGCTGGCCGGCACGCTGAGCGGAGGCGAGCAGCAGATGCTGGCCGTCGCGCGCGGCCTCATGTCGCGCCCGCGGCTGCTGCTGGTGGATGAGCCGTTCCTGGGGCTGGCGCCCATGGTCGTCGACGAGCTGCTCCAGGTGTTCGTCCGGCTCAACCGCGAGGGGATGACGATCCTGCTGGTGGAGCAGAACGTGGAGCTGGCCCTGGGCATGGCGCACCGGGGCGTGGTGCTGGAGTCCGGGCGGGTCGCGATCGCCGGCCCCGCCCGCGAGGTCCTGGAGTCCAACGAGCTCCGCCAGGCCTTCCTGGGCGTGGCGTGA
- a CDS encoding SDR family oxidoreductase: protein MATLTGKVALVTGAAQGLGYAIGSTLVEHGAQVVLADMDVEGCRAAADRLRAGGAAVVAVGGNVGEVPDVQAMVGAAVSAFGRLDILVNNAGGSARTPLHIEEVTEADFDRVMAWNVRGTFFCTQAALLHLKVRGGSIVNMASIAGRGGTDVVSPQYSAAKAAIIGMTRNLAAHLGRYGIRVNAIAPGFIKSSPRVEAIWKTRNEAEMLGRVPLGRRGEADEIARAALFLASEASSYITGAVLDVNGGFFSV from the coding sequence CTGGCCACGCTCACAGGAAAGGTCGCTCTCGTCACCGGAGCCGCGCAGGGTCTCGGGTACGCGATCGGCTCGACGCTGGTCGAGCACGGCGCCCAGGTCGTCCTCGCCGACATGGACGTGGAGGGGTGCCGCGCCGCCGCCGACCGGCTCCGGGCCGGCGGGGCCGCCGTCGTCGCGGTCGGGGGCAACGTCGGGGAGGTCCCGGATGTCCAGGCCATGGTGGGCGCCGCCGTCAGCGCCTTCGGCCGCCTCGACATCCTCGTCAACAATGCCGGCGGCAGCGCCCGGACGCCGCTCCACATCGAGGAGGTCACGGAGGCGGACTTCGACCGCGTCATGGCCTGGAACGTGCGCGGCACCTTCTTTTGCACCCAGGCCGCCCTGCTCCATCTCAAGGTCCGCGGCGGATCCATCGTCAACATGGCGTCCATCGCCGGGCGCGGCGGGACGGACGTGGTGAGCCCCCAGTACAGCGCCGCGAAGGCCGCCATCATCGGGATGACGCGGAACCTGGCGGCGCACCTGGGGCGGTACGGGATCCGGGTGAACGCCATCGCGCCGGGCTTCATCAAGAGCAGCCCGCGCGTGGAGGCGATCTGGAAGACGCGCAACGAGGCGGAGATGCTCGGGCGCGTGCCCCTGGGCCGCCGGGGCGAGGCGGACGAGATCGCCCGGGCCGCCCTGTTCCTGGCCTCCGAGGCCTCCAGCTACATCACCGGCGCCGTCCTCGACGTGAACGGCGGCTTCTTCTCCGTGTGA